The segment AGGGGTGCCGTTCATGGCGAAGACCACATGTGGAACCGGCGGCCCTGAGCGGCTTTCCCATCGATTCAGATGACCTGGAACGTTGTCACGACCTGGAGCAATATCACCACAATCAGGAAGAGAGCCAGGAAGCTCAGATCCAGGGCAAGGCTACCCAGCCGGACCACCGGAATGAACCGGCGGAGGAAGGACAGCGGGGGGTCGGTGATGGTGTAGACGATCTCGGCGAGGACCAGCACGAGCCCGGTCGGGCTCCAGGAGCGGGCGAAGTTGCGCACCCACTCCAGAATGAGCCGAGCGATCAGCACCATCATGAAGAGGTACAGGATGACCTGTATGACGGACAGCACGATATTCACGGCCGTGCCTCCTGGGAAGGTGCCTCCAACGCCGCGACGGCGACCAATGGCCGCAACCGGCCCGCGGAGATGTTTCTAACTCTGATTGAAGAACCCTCGTTCTGCGATGCGTGCTTTGTCTTCAGCGGTGACCTCAACATTAGCCGGGGACAGCAAGAACACCTTATTGGTCACGCGCTCGATGCTGCCGTGCAGCCCGAAGATCAGCCCCGCCGCGAAGTCGACGAGACGCTTGGCGTCACTGTCGACCATCTCCGACAGGTTCATGATCACTGGCGTGCCCTCACGGAAGTGCTCTCCGATGGTACGCGCCTCGTTGTAGGTCCGGGGGTGCAGCGTCGTGATCCGCGCCAGGTCGGCCGTGCTCGGAGGGGAGACTGTGTGCCGCCTTTCGCCGATGAATCCGCCGTATTCGGCGTCGTCGCCGGAGTCGTTGCCGCCACGGGAGGGCCCGGAGTCGTTGTTGGACCGGTCGTCGACCTGGTCCTCGAACTCGTCGAACTCCTCGTAGTCGTCGTAGCGGTGATCGTAGCGGTCATCCTCCACGAGGCCGAGGTAGACCGCCATCTTGCGCATCGCGCTGGCCATCGTCAGTCCTCCGTCGTCCCGGTGGTTCGCCGCGGATAGGGCGCCCTTGTCCATGTCGGCGTTCACCCCGGCAGGCGAACCAACGAAAGGCGCGACCCTAGAGGGACATTACCCCACCAGAGGGCCGGTCGCCGAGCAAAGCGGTCCCGATCCGAAGGTGTGTCGCGCCGTGTTCCACCGCGGCCTCGAGGTCGGCACTCATCCCGGCGGACACCATTGTCGCGGCCGGATGGTCGGCCCGCAATCGGACACCGAGTTCGCGCAGGCGGGCGAAGGACTCCCCGACGGGCACCCCCGCGTCCGGAGGTGGGGCGACGGCCATGATCCCGCCCAGGCGCAGTCCCTCCCGCTCGGCCACGAAGTCGGCCACGGCGGCGACGTCCTGGGGGTGGCAC is part of the Spiractinospora alimapuensis genome and harbors:
- a CDS encoding YggT family protein; amino-acid sequence: MNIVLSVIQVILYLFMMVLIARLILEWVRNFARSWSPTGLVLVLAEIVYTITDPPLSFLRRFIPVVRLGSLALDLSFLALFLIVVILLQVVTTFQVI
- a CDS encoding cell division protein SepF, which gives rise to MASAMRKMAVYLGLVEDDRYDHRYDDYEEFDEFEDQVDDRSNNDSGPSRGGNDSGDDAEYGGFIGERRHTVSPPSTADLARITTLHPRTYNEARTIGEHFREGTPVIMNLSEMVDSDAKRLVDFAAGLIFGLHGSIERVTNKVFLLSPANVEVTAEDKARIAERGFFNQS